A section of the Macadamia integrifolia cultivar HAES 741 chromosome 9, SCU_Mint_v3, whole genome shotgun sequence genome encodes:
- the LOC122089644 gene encoding early nodulin-75-like, whose translation MSLLPRFVLLLLVVAAFATIPSLADEHGGPHHDGGGDDHKPPHSEKPPQEHDHHEPPKKNPPTEEPPHHGPHPQDALDSHHVKQHATPGKKPPPQHKGPPHHPGQTLLEDAQELAGMPRKVNPSSSPLKKTSPPEKKHPGPGPSHKPKPPVHHE comes from the coding sequence ATGTCCCTGCTCCCACGCTTTGTGTTGTTGCTCCTTGTAGTGGCAGCTTTCGCCACCATTCCCTCTCTAGCTGATGAACATGGCGGACCCCAtcatgatggtggtggtgatgatcaCAAACCTCCCCATTCTGAGAAGCCACCCCAAGAACATGATCATCATGAACCACCAAAGAAGAATCCTCCTACTGAAGAGCCTCCCCACCATGGTCCTCACCCTCAGGATGCCCTTGATTCTCACCATGTGAAGCAGCACGCAACTCCCGGGAAGAAGCCACCACCACAGCACAAGGGTCCTCCTCACCACCCTGGCCAGACTCTGCTTGAGGATGCCCAAGAATTAGCTGGAATGCCACGGAAGGTGAACCCATCTTCCAGTCCATTAAAGAAGACATCACCACCTGAGAAGAAGCACCCTGGCCCTGGTCCTTCACACAAGCCTAAACCTCCTGTTCATCATGAATAG